CCACCGAGGCCAGCGCCTTTATGAGGATTGTGACGCGCGGATCTCCATCTTGGCGGCGGTCTTTGTGCCGACATGCCAGATACGTTTGTGCAGACTGATCATGTCATCAAAAATTGTTACTTGCAGACGGGGCGGACCGTACGTTTTCACCCTGAGGTTCGACACCGTGCGGTGTGCCTTGAGATAGGTCGCGTCGATCATGATCGTCTTGTGCTCGGCGCCCTCGGCGGCAAGGCCGACCATGATCCGGGCAAAAACCCCTTTATCGCTCCAGCGCTTCCAGCGGTTGTAGAGGGTTTTGGCCCGGCCGTATTCGTTTAGCGCGTCACACCACCGCAACCCGTTGCGATTGATAAAGATTGTGCCGCTCAGCACGCGCAGATCATCGACGAGCGGGCGGATATGGCTCTTGGGGAAGAACGGGCGAAAACGCGCCATCTGGGCGTCGCTCAGCCAGTAAAGTATACTCATCGATCAGGTATCATAACGGTGGCCTGAATCATGCAAAAGGGCATAAAGTCAATGGGCCTGGAGCCTAGCAATGGCGGGTAAGCCTTTGCAGCGTGAAGGGGCGGTGCAGTCTGATCGCTGATGCGATTCGAACGGCTGCCAGCCAAGACTGATCGCCACACGGCCTGCGAATAGCTCAACTAACCAAAACCGCCAACGCTTGCGGAACGTCTCATGCAATCAAGGCATAGGGCGGGCATTCATCGCTATACGAGGTTAGAAATTACACCAAGGCGGCCCATATTCGACGTCTGCAGGTTAAGAACGAGGTCAGAAAAATGCAATGCCATAAAAACTAATATAATTTCCTGATTAGGCCTGAAATATTCCATAGTTTAAATAGGCAGTGGCAGCCCGTAGGGGAGTCGAACCCCTCTTTTCAGGTTGAAAACCTGACGTCCTAACCGATAGACGAACGGGCCACTTTCTGTCCGCTGCCAGTCTTCCCTGGCGGCGTGAGGGGTGTTTAGGCAAAGCCGCCGGGGGCTGCAACCCAAAAAATGCGACCCGGCGCAAAAAATTCGGCTGCTCCGATCAGCCCCCGAAAAGGCCCGCGAAAACCAGCCATGCGGGCAGGGTCAGCGCCGCCAGGACCGTCTGCCAGGTGAAGATCGCGGCGTAGAAATCGGCGTCTCCGCCCATCTGCCGCGCCAGGATATAGCCCACCGGCGCGCCCGGTGCCGCCGTCGCCAGCAGGCCCGTGGCGATCTGCGCGCCCGGCAGGCCCAAGGCCAGCGCCGCCCCCAGAAACACCAGCGGACACAGCGCCAGCCGCAGCCAGACCCCCAGCCACAGCGCCGGGTCGCGCTGCCACAGGCGCGCGGGCTCGATCCCCGCGCCGACCGCCAGAAGGCCCACCGCCAGCGCGCCCTGCCCCAGCCAGTCCAAGGGCGACAGGACCCATGCGGCCAGCTCGACCCCCGACAGGTTCAGCGCCAGGCCCGCAAGGCAGGACAGGATCATCGGGTTGCGCCCGATCTCGGCCCCGATGCGCGCGCCCGCGCCGGTGGGGCGCGGCCCGTCCGACAGCAGGGTCAGCGCCACGATGGCCGTGATGTTGAAGGCCGGGATCAGGAAGGCCAGCGCCACGGCCAGATCGCCGAGGCCCTGTGCGCCGAAGGCCTGCGCCGCCACCGCCAGGATCAGCAGCGAATTGAACCGCAGCGCGCCCTGGAACAGCGAGCTGCTGCGCGGCCCGCTCTGGCCGCGGCGCCGCGCCCAGATCAGCGCCACCGCGCCGGTCACCGCGAAGGCCAGCGCCATCGCCGCCAGATAGGGCCCGAGCCGCCCCAAGGACAGCTCGGACCGGTAGATCGAGGTCAGCAGGATCGCGGGGAACAGCACGCGATATCCCAGCTGTTCGATCCCCGGCCAGCTGGCGGCGGGAATCACCCCGCCCCGGCGGGCCAGGTGACCCAGCAGCACCAGCGCGATGACGGGAATGACAGAGAGGGCGGCGGTCATGGGGGCACCTTCGGACCGGGCGTCTTGCGGCCTTTCGCGAGGGGTTGTAGACCCGCCGCCAAGGAAAGGAAATGCCATGTCCATCACCGAGGATCAGGCCCGCAAGGTCGCCCATCTG
Above is a genomic segment from Paracoccus aestuarii containing:
- a CDS encoding AEC family transporter, whose product is MTAALSVIPVIALVLLGHLARRGGVIPAASWPGIEQLGYRVLFPAILLTSIYRSELSLGRLGPYLAAMALAFAVTGAVALIWARRRGQSGPRSSSLFQGALRFNSLLILAVAAQAFGAQGLGDLAVALAFLIPAFNITAIVALTLLSDGPRPTGAGARIGAEIGRNPMILSCLAGLALNLSGVELAAWVLSPLDWLGQGALAVGLLAVGAGIEPARLWQRDPALWLGVWLRLALCPLVFLGAALALGLPGAQIATGLLATAAPGAPVGYILARQMGGDADFYAAIFTWQTVLAALTLPAWLVFAGLFGG